A portion of the Segatella copri DSM 18205 genome contains these proteins:
- a CDS encoding DUF1016 N-terminal domain-containing protein, translating into MVQVRAEGPKGQEQHALKGQKLLAQGIALGIVAVSKAPCKGKSFVIFAWGFKAFALTGRQVCVRNYPGRCPGLGASALSGRVARGFCPLPFPSAGDRWIRAYQSINETLIRSNREIGKRIVEEEQLGKQRADYGIQLIKSISQQLTTEFGSGYSVRNLDYFKQLYHYFPDW; encoded by the coding sequence GGTCAGGAGCAGCACGCCCTGAAAGGGCAGAAGCTCCTAGCCCAGGGCATCGCCCTGGGTATAGTAGCAGTCAGCAAGGCGCCCTGTAAGGGCAAAAGCTTTGTGATTTTTGCCTGGGGTTTTAAAGCTTTTGCCCTTACAGGGCGACAGGTTTGCGTCCGTAATTACCCAGGGCGATGCCCTGGGCTAGGAGCTTCTGCCCTTTCAGGGCGTGTGGCTAGGGGCTTCTGCCCTTTACCTTTCCCTTCGGCCGGTGACCGTTGGATCAGGGCGTATCAATCTATCAACGAAACCCTGATACGCTCAAACCGGGAAATCGGCAAACGTATTGTTGAAGAAGAGCAGCTTGGCAAGCAGCGTGCTGATTATGGCATACAGCTCATCAAGTCCATATCTCAACAGTTGACGACTGAATTCGGCTCCGGCTATAGTGTTCGGAACCTTGACTATTTCAAGCAATTATACCATTATTTCCCTGATTGGTAG
- a CDS encoding type IV toxin-antitoxin system AbiEi family antitoxin domain-containing protein, with product METKNSFISSANVKVQGRTAYYKMLEAVRQGELIQVCRGVYANIDQLSACMVDIESIVPNGILCLWSAWNIHQLTTSMPQAYHVAIKRDRKVKVPSFPKIELHHYTSNILEIGVMEKVIDGFKVKVYDVERCVCDAVKFRNKVGIDVCSEIIDNYLSRPERNISKLMDYARQLRVGNILDNYLQVKL from the coding sequence ATGGAAACAAAGAATTCATTCATATCATCAGCAAACGTCAAAGTGCAAGGACGAACAGCTTACTACAAGATGCTGGAAGCCGTTCGCCAAGGTGAACTGATTCAGGTTTGCCGTGGCGTATATGCTAACATAGACCAATTGTCAGCATGTATGGTTGATATTGAGTCTATTGTTCCCAACGGAATCCTCTGCCTTTGGTCTGCCTGGAATATCCATCAGCTTACGACATCCATGCCGCAGGCTTATCATGTCGCCATCAAAAGGGATAGAAAAGTAAAAGTACCTTCATTCCCAAAGATTGAGCTCCATCACTATACTTCCAACATTCTTGAAATCGGCGTGATGGAGAAAGTAATAGATGGATTTAAGGTAAAGGTATATGATGTAGAACGATGCGTATGCGATGCTGTAAAGTTCCGCAACAAGGTGGGCATTGATGTCTGTTCTGAAATCATCGATAACTATCTTTCCAGACCAGAAAGAAATATCAGTAAACTAATGGATTATGCCCGACAATTGCGTGTTGGCAATATCCTGGATAATTATCTACAAGTGAAGCTATGA